Proteins encoded in a region of the Misgurnus anguillicaudatus chromosome 9, ASM2758022v2, whole genome shotgun sequence genome:
- the LOC129423297 gene encoding olfactory receptor 5K1-like: protein MDNTSYPVMLTLMVPKESKSFRDIYFTCFLFLYLLILSLNFRLVSVIVMEKSLHEPMYIFLCNMCVNVIYGASGFYPIFLYNLILDSYVISSYMCALQSYVIYSSLMSEITILTVMSYDRYVAICRPLDHHSKLTKSTCLKLIVFSWIVPNCYTLPASLLSNLRKFCKYHIDKLYCDNWSIVKLSCASPFVNNVFGYVIIVTFFSFLAVVIVSYIKLIAACKASLENKRKFWQTCLPHLLSIINFLLASLFDFIYIRYGANDIPESLRHFLALELIIVSPIVNPLIYGLKIKAVRERVFPTCIILRKNVKC, encoded by the coding sequence ATGGATAACACTTCTTATCCTGTGATGCTGACTCTTATGGTGCCCAAAGAATCAAAATCATTTAGGGACATATACTTTACTTGTTTTCTTTTCCTTTATTTGCTCATATTGTCTTTAAATTTCCGACTTGTTTCTGTCATTGTCATGGAGAAATCCCTTCATGAACCAATGTACATATTCTTGTGTAatatgtgtgtaaatgtaatcTATGGAGCCTCAGGATTCTACcctatatttttgtataatttgaTTTTGGATTCATATGTCATCTCCTCTTACATGTGTGCTCTGCAAAGTTATGTCATATACAGCTCTTTAATGTCTGAGATTACAATATTAACAGTCATGTCATATGATAGATATGTAGCTATATGCAGACCTTTAGACCATCATTCAAAATTAACTAAAAGCACCTGTTTGAAATTAATTGTGTTTTCCTGGATTGTACCAAACTGCTACACACTTCCGGCAAGCCTTTTATCAAACTTGAGGAAATTTTGCAAATATCACATTGACAAATTATATTGTGACAACTGGTCAATTGTAAAACTGTCTTGTGCATCACCTTTTGTTAATAATGTTTTTGGATATGTAATTATtgtcacatttttttcttttttagctGTTGTTATAGTGTCATACATTAAACTCATTGCTGCATGTAAAGCATCTTTAGAGAACAAAAGAAAATTTTGGCAAACCTGTTTGCCACACTTACTTTCAATTATCAATTTCTTACTTGCTTCTCTTTTTGATTTCATTTATATTAGATATGGGGCTAATGATATTCCAGAGAGTTTACGTCATTTTTTGGCTTTAGAGCTGATTATAGTTTCACCTATTGTTAATCCTCTAATCTATGGATTAAAAATTAAGGCAGTGCGTGAAAGAGTTTTCCCAACATGCATTATATTgagaaaaaatgttaaatgttaa
- the LOC129423298 gene encoding olfactory receptor 5K1-like: protein MDNSSYPVMLTLMVPKESKSLRHIYFTCFLFLYLLILSLNFQLVSVIVMEKSLHEPMYIFMCNLCVNVMYGASGFYPIFLYNLILDSYVISSYMCGLQSYVIYSSLMSEVTILTVMSYDRYVAICRPLDYHSKLTKSTCLKLILLSWIVPNCYAVPTCLLANLRAFCKYHIDKLYCDNWSIVKLSCASPFVNNLFGYVIIVTFTSFAVVIIVSYVKLIAACKTSLENRKKFWQTCLPHLLSLINFVCASLFDVMFSRYGANDISESLRHFLALELIIVPPVVNPLIYGLNIKAVRERVFLSSILLRKKCFTKMCLKQV from the coding sequence ATGGATAACTCTTCTTATCCTGTGATGCTGACTCTTATGGTGCCCAAAGAATCAAAATCATTAAGGCACATATACTTTACTTGTTTTCTTTTCCTTTATTTGCTCATACTGTCTTTAAATTTTCAACTTGTTTCTGTCATTGTCATGGAGAAATCTCTTCATGAACCAATGTACATATTCATGTGTAATCTATGTGTGAATGTAATGTATGGAGCTTCAGGATTCTACcctatatttttgtataatttgaTTTTGGATTCATATGTCATCTCCTCTTACATGTGTGGTCTGCAAAGCTATGTCATTTACAGCTCTTTAATGTCTGAGGTTACAATATTAACAGTCATGTCATATGATAGATATGTAGCCATATGCAGACCTTTAGACTATCATTCAAAATTAACCAAAAGCACCTGTTTGAAATTAATTCTGCTTTCCTGGATTGTACCAAACTGCTATGCAGTTCCGACATGCCTTTTAGCAAACTTAAGGGCATTTTGCAAATATCACATTGACAAATTATATTGTGACAACTGGTCAATTGTAAAACTATCTTGTGCATCACCTTTTGTTAATAATCTTTTTGGATATGTAATTATTGTGACATTTACTTCTTTTGCAGTTGTTATCATAGTGTCATACGTTAAACTCATTGCTGCATGTAAAACATCtttagaaaatagaaaaaaattctGGCAAACCTGTTTACCACACTTACTGTCACTTATCAATTTCGTTTGTGCTTCTCTTTTTGATGTCATGTTTAGTAGATACGGTGCTAATGATATTTCAGAGAGTTTACGGCATTTTTTGGCTTTAGAACTGATTATAGTTCCTCCTGTTGTTAATCCTCTAATCTATGGATTAAATATTAAGGCAGTGCGTGAAAGAGTTTTCTTGTCATCTAtattattaagaaaaaaatgtttcacaaaaatgtgtttaaagcaAGTGTAA
- the LOC129423299 gene encoding olfactory receptor 6E1-like, which yields MDNSSYPVMLTLMVPKESKSFRHIYFTCFLFLYFLILSLNFRLVFVIVMEKSLHEPMYIFICNLCVNVMYGASGFYPIFLYNLTLDSYVISSYICALQSFVIYSSLLSEVTILTVMSYDRYVAICRPLDYHSKLTKSTCMKLIVFSWIVPNCCTVPACLLANLRTFCKYHIDKLYCDNWSIVKLSCASPFVNNLFGYVIIVTFFSFLVVIIVSYIKLIAACKASLENRRKFWQTCLPHLLSIINFSFALLFDFMYIRYGANDIPESLRHFLALELIIVSPVVNPLIYGLNIKAVRKRVFLSCIILRKKC from the coding sequence ATGGATAACTCTTCTTATCCTGTGATGCTGACTCTTATGGTGCCCAAAGAATCAAAATCATTTAGGCACATATACtttacttgttttctttttctttattttctcatACTGTCTTTAAATTTCCGACTTGTTTTTGTCATTGTCATGGAGAAATCCCTTCATGAACCAATGTACATATTCATTTGTAATCTATGTGTGAATGTAATGTATGGAGCCTCAGGATTCTACcctatatttttgtataatttgaCTTTGGATTCATATGTCATATCCTCTTACATATGTGCTCTGCAAAGCTTTGTCATATACAGCTCTTTATTGTCTGAGGTTACAATATTAACAGTCATGTCATATGATAGATATGTAGCCATATGCAGACCTTTAGACTATCATTCAAAATTAACCAAAAGCACCTGCATGAAATTAATTGTGTTCTCCTGGATTGTACCAAACTGCTGTACAGTTCCGGCATGCCTTTTAGCAAATTTGAGGACATTTTGCAAATATCACATTGACAAATTATATTGTGACAACTGGTCAATTGTAAAACTGTCTTGTGCATCACCTTTTGTTAATAATCTTTTTGGATATGTAATTATTGTTacgtttttttcatttttagttGTTATTATAGTGTCATACATTAAACTCATTGCTGCATGTAAAGCATCTTTAGAGAACAGAAGAAAATTCTGGCAAACCTGTTTACCACACTTACTTTCAATTATCAATTTCTCATTTGCTCTTCTTTTTGATTTCATGTATATTAGATATGGGGCTAATGATATTCCAGAGAGTTTACGTCATTTTTTGGCTTTAGAACTGATTATAGTTTCACCTGTTGTTAATCCTCTAATATATGGATTAAATATTAAGGCAGTGCGTAAAAGAGTTTTTCTGTCATGTATTATATtgagaaaaaaatgttaa